In one window of Halopiger aswanensis DNA:
- the ureG gene encoding urease accessory protein UreG, protein MGYRDVAKVGLGGPVGSGKTAMVKRLVPALVERDYEVGVIANDIMTQEDADVFRDSFADLLPEDLVEGVETGACPHTGIREDPSMNLAAIDEFTERHPDLDVVLVESGGDNLAATFNPELADYFLFVISVAEGEDIPRKRGPGVTQADLLVVNKTDLAPHVDADLDVIEEDAAAVRGDDPFVFTNCKDGEGIDAVLEHVEREVLFA, encoded by the coding sequence ATGGGGTACCGAGACGTCGCGAAAGTCGGCCTCGGCGGCCCCGTCGGCTCGGGTAAGACGGCAATGGTCAAGCGACTCGTGCCGGCGCTGGTCGAACGCGACTACGAGGTTGGCGTCATCGCCAACGACATCATGACACAGGAGGACGCCGACGTTTTCCGAGATTCCTTTGCGGATCTGTTACCCGAGGATCTCGTCGAGGGCGTCGAAACTGGCGCCTGTCCGCACACCGGAATCCGGGAGGATCCCTCGATGAATCTCGCGGCTATCGACGAGTTCACCGAGCGCCACCCCGACCTCGACGTCGTTCTCGTCGAGAGCGGCGGCGACAACCTCGCAGCGACGTTCAACCCGGAACTCGCGGATTACTTCCTGTTCGTCATCTCGGTCGCCGAAGGCGAAGACATCCCGCGCAAGCGCGGCCCCGGCGTCACGCAGGCCGACCTACTGGTCGTCAACAAGACCGACCTCGCACCACACGTCGACGCCGACCTCGACGTAATTGAGGAAGACGCCGCCGCGGTTCGGGGCGACGACCCGTTCGTCTTCACCAACTGCAAGGACGGCGAGGGCATCGACGCCGTCCTCGAACACGTCGAGCGGGAGGTGCTGTTCGCGTGA